The proteins below are encoded in one region of Paraburkholderia aromaticivorans:
- a CDS encoding SfnB family sulfur acquisition oxidoreductase → MSAHASDIAFSGNAPVTPRKYSAAHIIGSDDEAIRVAQELAARFAIDAARRDSERILPYEEINACSAAGLWAITIPAAYGGAQVSYATVGRVFATLAAADPSIAQIQQNHNSAVFWLCKTGNEQQRAFFLGEILRGARFGNANVDVGGRLPTGSAMTIAPDGDGFRLSGTKLYSTGALFADYVSTIGQDEQGRRIVAIVPAGHPGMRILDDWQSFGQKTTASGTVIFDDVWVPALNVLPIYRSYAEWPQNAVTQISHVGIDAGIARAAVDAAISFIRDRDAASLSSGIPPIGADPYVIFQLGELKTRLHAAEAMMDRAGREIDRCLANPGLDTIAEASIAVAEAKALTTEIAVEASNKLFELAGTRSTHPSFNLDRHWRNARVHTLHDPVRWKYAAVGNFYLNGVRPATSGQT, encoded by the coding sequence ATGAGCGCCCACGCTTCAGACATTGCGTTTTCCGGAAACGCCCCAGTTACACCGCGCAAGTACTCCGCGGCACATATCATCGGCTCGGACGACGAGGCGATTCGCGTAGCGCAGGAGTTGGCCGCACGCTTCGCAATCGACGCCGCCCGGCGCGATAGCGAACGAATCTTGCCCTATGAAGAGATTAACGCCTGCTCGGCTGCCGGCCTGTGGGCGATAACCATACCCGCTGCTTACGGCGGCGCGCAGGTTTCCTACGCAACCGTTGGCCGCGTATTCGCCACCCTCGCGGCAGCCGACCCATCTATCGCGCAGATTCAGCAGAACCACAACAGCGCGGTTTTCTGGCTCTGCAAAACCGGAAACGAACAGCAACGCGCCTTCTTTCTCGGCGAGATTCTGCGCGGCGCGCGCTTTGGCAACGCCAACGTCGATGTCGGTGGACGACTGCCAACGGGCTCGGCAATGACCATTGCGCCGGATGGCGACGGCTTCCGTCTGTCCGGCACCAAGCTCTATTCGACGGGTGCGCTCTTTGCCGACTATGTGTCGACGATCGGCCAGGACGAACAGGGTCGCCGAATCGTCGCAATAGTCCCCGCAGGCCATCCGGGAATGCGAATTCTCGACGACTGGCAGAGTTTCGGCCAGAAAACGACCGCAAGCGGAACCGTCATTTTCGACGACGTATGGGTGCCGGCACTCAACGTACTGCCGATCTATCGAAGCTACGCGGAATGGCCGCAGAATGCGGTCACCCAGATAAGCCACGTGGGCATCGATGCTGGCATTGCGCGCGCGGCCGTCGACGCGGCGATCTCATTCATCCGCGATCGCGATGCAGCTTCACTGTCGAGCGGCATACCGCCAATCGGCGCTGACCCGTATGTAATTTTCCAGCTTGGCGAGTTGAAAACAAGGCTGCACGCGGCCGAAGCGATGATGGATCGCGCCGGCCGCGAGATCGACCGTTGTCTCGCCAATCCTGGGCTCGACACGATTGCCGAGGCCTCGATCGCCGTGGCGGAAGCCAAGGCGTTGACGACGGAAATTGCCGTTGAAGCCAGCAACAAGCTATTCGAGTTAGCTGGCACCCGTTCGACGCATCCGTCATTCAATCTCGACCGGCATTGGCGCAACGCACGCGTTCACACGCTACATGATCCTGTTCGCTGGAAATACGCGGCGGTCGGCAACTTCTATCTTAACGGTGTGCGACCGGCGACCTCCGGGCAGACGTAA
- a CDS encoding OsmC family protein — MTTLNEYLVQKRVAWLAKREAARKDPDIKANQLKANVRALGRSGVREIRIRDFQVISDSPADFAGYNLGPASPELQLGVLGSCITHITLIQAAERELRIDSIDVEVTGEQHPLAQQPGFEHVPIFPHNIRYTLDIVSPEAPEAIRALHEAVEAVCPIFNLLKNPQTIVGELRHASTAEAKHGAP, encoded by the coding sequence ATGACGACTCTCAACGAGTATCTGGTACAAAAGCGCGTGGCCTGGCTCGCCAAACGCGAGGCAGCACGCAAAGATCCGGATATCAAGGCAAACCAGTTGAAGGCCAACGTGCGTGCATTGGGCCGCAGCGGCGTACGTGAAATCCGCATCCGTGACTTTCAGGTGATCAGCGATAGTCCAGCGGATTTTGCGGGCTACAACCTCGGTCCGGCGTCGCCCGAACTGCAACTCGGGGTTTTGGGAAGCTGCATCACGCACATCACGCTGATCCAGGCTGCGGAGCGGGAATTGCGGATCGACTCCATCGACGTCGAGGTGACCGGCGAGCAGCATCCGCTCGCACAGCAGCCTGGCTTCGAACATGTGCCGATCTTTCCGCACAACATTCGTTACACGCTAGACATCGTTTCGCCCGAGGCGCCCGAAGCAATCCGCGCGTTGCATGAGGCAGTCGAAGCGGTCTGCCCTATCTTCAATCTGCTGAAGAACCCGCAGACGATCGTGGGTGAATTGAGGCATGCGAGCACGGCGGAGGCAAAGCACGGCGCTCCTTGA
- a CDS encoding ABC transporter substrate-binding protein produces the protein MSTQNGLRGTLFAALIAFTLIGAGPAPALAAPNHGGTLTWLVTPEPASIIPLTTTAGGNAEIGPKVVEGLLTYDKDLNPQPLLASAWSVSRDGLQYRFTLRRGVKWHDGKPFTSADVAFSILTLKQVHPRGRSTFANVTDVRTPDPYTAIIELSKPAPFLITALSGSESPIIPKHLYEGTDIVSNPYNSAPVGTGPFVYKSFVHGSYILLERNPDYWDKPKPYVDKIIVRFLPDGAARAAALESGAANLGDQAIPLSDVKRFAALPNFSVDTTNWPYVSNHQQLIFNLDTPVLKDKAVRKAISQAIDVNALNRVVWYNYGQVSAAAIGVANTKYHDADIHYFPYDIAQANAELDAAGLKRGADGKRFKLRLLFNPFQDPRAADFVRQSLARIGIDGEIESYDFATYVKKAYTDRAFDITLEALANVFDPTVGVQRVFWSKNFKIGLPFSNAAHYSNPEVDRLLEAASVETDEAKRRQLFIQFQQIVHDDVPSIEFGANPNIAIVSKKVKDYAPTGEGLRGNFADLYIQQ, from the coding sequence ATGAGCACGCAAAACGGACTGCGCGGAACCCTGTTCGCCGCGTTGATCGCTTTCACTCTGATCGGCGCCGGCCCTGCACCCGCTCTGGCGGCGCCGAATCATGGCGGAACCCTGACATGGCTCGTCACGCCGGAACCGGCGTCGATCATTCCGTTGACCACTACCGCCGGGGGCAATGCGGAGATCGGCCCGAAAGTGGTCGAAGGCTTACTGACTTACGACAAGGATCTCAATCCTCAACCTTTGCTGGCTAGCGCATGGTCGGTCAGCAGGGACGGGCTTCAATACCGTTTCACGTTGCGTCGCGGCGTGAAGTGGCACGACGGCAAGCCGTTCACTTCCGCCGACGTTGCCTTTTCGATTCTGACGCTCAAGCAGGTTCATCCGCGTGGCCGAAGCACGTTCGCGAACGTGACCGACGTCAGGACCCCTGATCCCTACACCGCGATCATTGAGTTGTCGAAGCCGGCGCCGTTTCTGATTACCGCGCTTTCGGGTTCCGAGTCACCGATCATCCCCAAGCATCTGTACGAGGGAACAGACATCGTGTCCAACCCGTACAACAGCGCGCCGGTCGGCACAGGCCCCTTCGTTTATAAGTCGTTTGTGCACGGCAGCTATATTCTTCTGGAACGCAATCCGGACTATTGGGACAAGCCCAAGCCGTACGTCGACAAGATCATCGTGCGCTTCCTTCCTGATGGTGCGGCTCGGGCCGCCGCGCTCGAATCGGGTGCAGCCAATCTTGGCGACCAGGCAATCCCGCTGTCGGACGTCAAGCGGTTTGCAGCGCTGCCCAACTTCAGTGTGGATACGACCAATTGGCCGTACGTGAGCAACCATCAACAGTTGATCTTCAATCTGGACACGCCGGTTCTCAAAGACAAGGCCGTGCGTAAGGCGATATCGCAGGCGATCGACGTCAACGCGTTGAACCGCGTCGTTTGGTATAACTACGGTCAAGTTTCCGCCGCAGCCATCGGCGTGGCTAACACGAAGTATCACGACGCCGACATCCATTACTTTCCGTATGACATCGCTCAGGCCAATGCTGAGCTGGATGCAGCCGGGTTGAAACGTGGCGCGGACGGAAAGCGGTTCAAGCTACGGTTACTCTTCAATCCGTTCCAGGATCCGCGGGCCGCTGATTTTGTCCGCCAGTCCCTGGCGCGCATCGGGATAGACGGCGAGATCGAAAGCTATGATTTCGCGACTTACGTGAAGAAGGCCTACACGGATCGCGCTTTCGACATTACGCTCGAAGCGCTCGCAAACGTGTTCGATCCGACCGTGGGCGTGCAGCGCGTGTTCTGGTCGAAGAACTTCAAGATTGGGTTGCCGTTCTCCAATGCGGCACACTATTCGAATCCTGAAGTGGATCGGTTGCTTGAGGCCGCCTCGGTGGAGACCGATGAGGCGAAGCGACGTCAGCTATTCATTCAGTTCCAGCAGATCGTGCATGATGACGTTCCGTCGATCGAGTTTGGCGCGAATCCGAATATCGCTATTGTTTCGAAGAAGGTCAAAGACTATGCGCCGACTGGCGAGGGATTAAGGGGAAATTTTGCTGATCTGTATATTCAGCAATGA